In one Rhizobium lentis genomic region, the following are encoded:
- a CDS encoding MetQ/NlpA family lipoprotein, whose translation MTKNKNLHGFHLSRRAALAAVAVSAAALISFAAPAPSFAEDKSIKVGIMAGEDEDVWRVVTNEAAKKGLKIETITFNDYTQPNEALERGEIDANAFQHQPYLDNQVKQHGYHIVRVGYTGVWPIGLYSKKHKSVAEIPEGAVIGVPNDPSNEGRALRVLQNEGLIKLKDGTGILATVADVIDNPKKIEIKELDAGIVGRSIDDLDAGVVNTDWALKSGLSPAERIAQEPIADNPYRNFIAVKDENKDADWVKTLVSSYQNDTVKAEFDKVYKGTGLSAY comes from the coding sequence ATGACCAAGAACAAAAATCTTCACGGCTTCCACCTTTCGCGCCGCGCGGCTCTTGCAGCCGTCGCTGTTTCCGCTGCCGCGCTAATTTCCTTTGCAGCGCCCGCTCCTTCCTTTGCCGAAGACAAGTCGATCAAGGTCGGCATCATGGCCGGCGAGGATGAGGACGTATGGCGCGTGGTCACGAACGAGGCGGCCAAGAAGGGCCTCAAGATCGAGACCATTACCTTCAACGACTATACCCAGCCGAACGAAGCGCTGGAGCGTGGCGAAATCGACGCCAACGCCTTCCAGCACCAGCCCTATCTCGACAACCAGGTCAAGCAGCACGGCTATCACATCGTGCGCGTCGGTTATACCGGGGTCTGGCCGATCGGCCTCTATAGCAAGAAGCACAAATCCGTCGCCGAGATCCCGGAAGGGGCTGTCATTGGCGTGCCGAACGACCCCTCGAACGAAGGCCGGGCGCTCCGCGTTCTGCAGAATGAAGGCCTGATCAAGCTGAAGGACGGCACGGGCATTCTCGCAACCGTTGCCGACGTCATCGACAATCCGAAGAAAATCGAGATCAAGGAGCTCGACGCTGGCATTGTCGGCCGTTCGATCGACGATCTGGATGCAGGCGTCGTCAACACCGACTGGGCGCTGAAGAGCGGCCTTTCGCCGGCCGAACGCATTGCGCAGGAGCCGATCGCCGATAATCCGTACCGCAACTTCATCGCCGTCAAGGACGAGAACAAGGATGCCGACTGGGTCAAAACGCTTGTGTCTTCCTATCAGAATGACACCGTCAAGGCCGAGTTCGACAAGGTCTACAAGGGCACGGGTCTCAGCGCCTATTGA
- the msuE gene encoding FMN reductase — MSAHTLVGLAGSFNRPSKTFALVENVASLAREKYGFDNTIYDLADVGPSLGQALRRDDLDSRAKDIIDDIVNADVLVIGAPTYKGSYPGLFKHLIDLIDPHELRAKPIVISATGGGDRHALVVEHQLRPLFGFFMSHTLPTAIYASDRDFTDYRVSSEPLSKRIEDVIRELSAFFPARHQALIAAE, encoded by the coding sequence ATGTCTGCTCATACACTGGTCGGCCTTGCGGGTAGCTTCAACCGCCCCTCGAAGACCTTCGCGCTCGTCGAAAACGTCGCCAGTCTCGCCCGTGAGAAATACGGCTTCGACAACACCATCTACGACCTGGCCGATGTCGGCCCCTCGCTTGGCCAAGCGCTGCGCCGTGACGATCTCGACAGCCGCGCCAAGGACATCATCGACGACATCGTCAATGCCGACGTGCTGGTTATCGGCGCGCCGACCTACAAAGGCAGCTATCCCGGCCTCTTCAAACATCTGATCGACCTGATCGATCCGCATGAGCTGCGCGCCAAGCCGATCGTGATCAGCGCAACCGGCGGCGGCGACCGGCATGCGCTTGTGGTCGAGCATCAGCTCCGCCCGCTCTTCGGCTTCTTCATGTCCCACACGCTGCCGACGGCCATTTATGCTTCCGACCGTGACTTCACCGATTACCGCGTCTCGTCCGAGCCGCTTTCCAAGCGGATCGAAGATGTCATTCGCGAGCTTTCTGCCTTCTTTCCTGCCCGACATCAAGCGCTTATCGCTGCCGAGTGA
- a CDS encoding MFS transporter produces the protein MATVAERAPRFEKTTMSILVAVSFCHMLNDIMQSLLASLYPLFKANYDLDFVQIGLLTMTFQVTASLLQPVVGIVTDRWPMPYSLPVGMASTFCGLILLGNAGNFALLLVAASLIGFGSAVFHPESSRVARLASGGRHGFAQSFFQVGGNAGQAIGPLLAAFIVLPLGQHSVSWFAAIAMVGMVVLSWVGSWYMSHRRQNASRPAVSRTLPLPQNRVVWALLILVLLTATKNVYMASVSSYFTFYVIDKFELSVQQAQLMLFLFLGSVAVGTFLGGPIGDRFGARFVIWFSILGVIPFALLLPYANLFWTGVLSIVIGLVFASAFSAIVVFAQELVPGRVGLIAGVFFGFAFGAGGLGAALLGDFADTHGIAFVYRLCSYLPLLGLLTVFLPRIPKPKS, from the coding sequence ATGGCAACCGTTGCCGAGCGCGCGCCGCGTTTTGAAAAGACGACCATGTCTATTCTGGTGGCTGTCAGCTTCTGCCATATGCTGAATGACATCATGCAGTCGCTGCTCGCCTCCCTCTATCCGCTGTTTAAGGCGAATTACGATCTCGATTTTGTGCAGATCGGCCTCCTGACCATGACGTTCCAGGTCACGGCGTCTCTGCTGCAACCGGTGGTCGGCATCGTCACCGATCGCTGGCCGATGCCCTATTCTCTGCCGGTCGGAATGGCGAGTACTTTCTGCGGTCTCATTCTGCTCGGCAATGCCGGCAATTTCGCGCTGCTGCTGGTCGCCGCAAGCCTGATCGGCTTCGGTTCGGCCGTCTTCCATCCGGAATCTTCGCGTGTTGCCCGTCTTGCCTCCGGCGGCCGCCACGGTTTCGCGCAGTCCTTTTTCCAGGTCGGCGGCAATGCCGGTCAGGCGATCGGTCCGCTGCTCGCCGCCTTCATCGTGCTGCCGCTCGGCCAGCACAGCGTTTCCTGGTTTGCCGCCATCGCCATGGTCGGAATGGTCGTGCTGAGCTGGGTGGGCAGCTGGTATATGAGCCACAGACGTCAAAACGCCAGCAGGCCGGCCGTCAGCCGAACCCTGCCGCTGCCGCAGAACAGGGTCGTCTGGGCATTGCTGATCCTCGTGCTGCTGACGGCGACGAAGAATGTCTACATGGCGAGCGTGTCGAGCTACTTCACCTTTTATGTCATCGACAAGTTTGAGCTCAGCGTGCAGCAGGCGCAGCTGATGCTTTTCCTGTTCCTCGGCTCGGTCGCCGTCGGCACTTTCCTCGGCGGACCGATCGGCGATCGCTTCGGCGCCCGTTTCGTCATCTGGTTTTCGATCCTCGGCGTCATTCCCTTCGCCTTGCTGCTGCCCTATGCCAATCTTTTCTGGACGGGCGTGCTCAGCATCGTCATCGGCCTTGTCTTTGCTTCGGCCTTTTCGGCGATCGTCGTCTTCGCCCAGGAACTGGTGCCTGGCCGCGTCGGGCTGATTGCCGGCGTCTTCTTCGGCTTTGCATTCGGGGCAGGGGGGCTTGGCGCGGCGTTGCTCGGCGATTTTGCCGACACCCACGGCATCGCCTTCGTCTACCGCCTCTGCTCCTACCTGCCGCTGCTCGGCCTTCTGACGGTCTTCCTGCCGCGCATCCCAAAGCCGAAATCCTAG
- a CDS encoding helix-turn-helix domain-containing protein: MNVKTPNAIDSYVGARIRTRRQLLGMSQERLADQIGVTFQQVQKYEKGINRIGASRLQRIAEVLHTSPSFFFEQSDSEPLRLQGLDLPNDADPVAEFLRTKEGLVLNRAFLKIGDADVRETIIALVKAMAQAESRGPTLEASMPDATHPLGE, translated from the coding sequence ATGAATGTCAAGACACCGAATGCCATAGACAGCTATGTCGGAGCGCGCATCAGAACGCGCCGGCAGCTGCTCGGAATGAGCCAGGAGCGGCTTGCCGATCAGATCGGCGTGACCTTTCAGCAGGTTCAGAAATACGAGAAGGGAATCAACCGCATCGGTGCGAGCCGTTTGCAGCGAATTGCCGAAGTGCTTCACACCTCACCAAGCTTCTTCTTCGAACAGAGCGATTCCGAACCATTGAGGCTGCAAGGGTTGGATCTGCCGAACGATGCCGATCCGGTCGCCGAATTCCTGCGAACGAAAGAAGGATTGGTGCTGAACCGCGCCTTTCTAAAGATCGGCGATGCCGATGTCCGTGAAACGATCATCGCCCTGGTGAAGGCGATGGCGCAGGCGGAAAGCCGCGGTCCGACACTGGAAGCTTCGATGCCCGATGCCACCCATCCGCTCGGAGAATAG
- a CDS encoding glutathionylspermidine synthase family protein, which yields MKRITLPARPDWRDKARAVGFGFHVMYGEPYWLDDAAYTFTLDEIEKQIEEPSQELHDMCMDLVGEIVGSEESLDRLAIPEDLRDVVQRSWQRRDRHLYGRFDLAYDGNGPAKLLEYNADTPTSVFETAYFQFNWLTDQIALGVLPKDADQYNFLQESLVEAFDQFPKESIFHFAAITDNEEDRGTTVYLMDCAVQAGHRVELLDIREIGIDAQGRYTDLKDRVIDRCFKLYPWEFMLREPFARELARSGDVFVEPAWKAVLSNKGLLPLLWQRHRNHPNLLPSYFTDDPAASTLTDYVRKPLLSREGENVTIFRNGRDSISAPGDYGDEGFIVQAYAPLFESDTGFAVLGSWIAGDRACGLAVREDRSRITANLSRFVPHVIMD from the coding sequence ATGAAACGCATCACCCTTCCGGCGCGTCCTGACTGGCGTGACAAGGCGCGGGCCGTTGGCTTCGGATTTCACGTCATGTATGGCGAACCCTACTGGCTCGACGATGCCGCCTATACCTTCACGCTCGATGAGATCGAGAAGCAGATCGAAGAGCCGAGCCAGGAGCTGCATGACATGTGCATGGATCTGGTCGGCGAGATCGTCGGCAGCGAAGAGTCGCTAGACAGGCTGGCCATTCCGGAGGACCTGCGCGATGTGGTGCAGCGGTCCTGGCAGCGCCGGGACCGGCACCTCTACGGCCGTTTCGATCTAGCTTATGATGGCAACGGCCCAGCCAAGTTGCTCGAATACAACGCCGATACCCCGACCTCGGTGTTCGAGACGGCCTATTTCCAGTTCAACTGGCTGACTGATCAGATCGCTTTGGGTGTTCTGCCCAAAGATGCGGACCAGTATAACTTCCTGCAGGAAAGCCTTGTCGAGGCGTTCGATCAATTTCCCAAGGAGTCGATCTTCCACTTCGCCGCGATAACCGACAATGAGGAGGATCGAGGCACCACCGTCTACCTCATGGATTGTGCGGTGCAGGCGGGCCATCGCGTCGAGCTTCTGGACATTCGGGAGATCGGCATCGATGCGCAGGGCCGCTACACCGACCTCAAGGATCGGGTGATCGACCGCTGCTTCAAGCTTTACCCGTGGGAATTCATGCTGCGCGAGCCCTTCGCTCGCGAACTCGCGCGCTCGGGCGATGTTTTCGTCGAGCCAGCCTGGAAGGCGGTGCTCTCCAACAAAGGGCTTCTGCCTCTGCTCTGGCAGCGCCACCGCAATCATCCCAATCTGTTGCCTAGCTATTTCACCGATGATCCGGCGGCTTCGACTTTGACCGATTACGTGCGCAAACCACTCTTGTCGCGGGAAGGCGAGAACGTCACCATATTTCGAAATGGTCGGGACTCGATTTCCGCCCCCGGCGACTATGGCGACGAAGGCTTCATCGTTCAGGCCTATGCCCCGCTTTTCGAAAGCGATACCGGCTTTGCCGTGCTCGGCAGCTGGATAGCCGGCGATCGCGCCTGCGGCCTCGCCGTCCGCGAGGACCGCTCGCGCATAACCGCAAACCTATCGCGTTTCGTGCCGCACGTCATAATGGATTGA
- a CDS encoding DUF1190 domain-containing protein, protein MRRRMSGHRRPLLALGTIAASTLALSGCGEEAPSDIMFTSVDQCVAAGMDRQVCQAGYQDAMRAHLAAAPRFNGMAACEAEYGKGQCTEQPSNTVANNSGGGGSFFVPFLAGYMLSSALNNIGDYYDYRRRQEQSGSYYGSTPIYRNRSGQTVTTTVRSGSDSVTAPSRQTVKPVNVNTRTVARQGFGGRSSFSFGG, encoded by the coding sequence ATGCGCAGACGCATGAGCGGGCACAGGCGACCTTTGCTGGCCCTTGGCACCATCGCCGCCTCGACCCTGGCGCTGTCCGGCTGCGGCGAGGAGGCTCCTTCGGACATCATGTTCACTTCCGTCGACCAATGTGTGGCGGCGGGCATGGATCGGCAGGTCTGCCAGGCAGGCTATCAGGATGCGATGCGCGCCCATCTCGCCGCCGCGCCGCGTTTTAATGGCATGGCCGCCTGCGAGGCCGAATACGGCAAGGGCCAGTGCACCGAACAGCCGTCAAACACCGTCGCCAATAATAGCGGCGGAGGCGGTAGCTTCTTCGTGCCCTTCCTGGCAGGCTATATGCTGTCTTCGGCACTGAACAATATCGGCGACTATTACGACTATCGCCGGCGCCAGGAGCAGAGCGGCTCCTATTACGGCTCGACGCCGATTTATCGCAATCGCTCCGGGCAGACGGTCACAACCACTGTTCGCTCGGGCAGCGACAGCGTGACCGCACCCTCGCGCCAGACTGTCAAGCCGGTCAACGTCAATACCCGCACAGTTGCCCGACAAGGCTTCGGCGGCCGTTCGTCATTCAGTTTCGGCGGATGA
- a CDS encoding DUF350 domain-containing protein, producing the protein MLDYVAGLPAFLGYFAVGLAAYGVFGVIYTFLTPQKEVQLIRAGNLAAVTAFLGALVGFSLPLASAAANSVSIVDYVIWAIIGILAQILAFYIANFTMKDLHEKITADDIAAGIWGGGIALVIGILNAACMTY; encoded by the coding sequence ATGCTCGATTACGTGGCGGGCCTGCCTGCCTTCCTCGGCTATTTCGCCGTCGGTCTTGCCGCCTACGGCGTTTTCGGGGTCATCTACACATTCTTGACGCCGCAAAAGGAAGTTCAGCTCATTCGCGCGGGCAATCTTGCGGCCGTCACGGCATTCTTGGGCGCGCTTGTCGGTTTCAGCCTGCCTCTGGCATCGGCCGCAGCAAATTCCGTCAGCATCGTAGACTACGTCATCTGGGCTATAATAGGCATTCTGGCGCAAATCCTTGCTTTCTATATCGCGAACTTCACCATGAAGGACCTGCATGAAAAGATCACCGCCGACGATATCGCCGCGGGCATATGGGGTGGGGGCATCGCGCTCGTCATCGGTATTCTCAACGCCGCCTGCATGACCTATTGA